A portion of the Acipenser ruthenus chromosome 38, fAciRut3.2 maternal haplotype, whole genome shotgun sequence genome contains these proteins:
- the LOC117964857 gene encoding uncharacterized protein LOC117964857 isoform X2 — protein MCCISNQLVHLDTSSRFHISMCLAAHRTAMSGINSMSRILLFLIIFASYLKHQVQSTAVKEVLPGDNITLNCDIEHDSETFWFVLYPQQAPINIFHNALKLIDNTSSPVYFNGFNEFHFYPLLNRTTWTVNMRIDNVSQQDFALYFCMVRVIGEMKSGNLTKLVSAHNSTSEPKTETNNGSNCELGCILQGYVSLVFVVVSSAFVCYFEKRGGRGKRCTVRYSRSDNNSKAQKDMKRREHDSRQ, from the exons ATGTGCTGTATCTCTAACCAGCTTGTACATCTAGACACCAGCAGCAGATTTCATATTTCCATGTGTCTCGCAGCACACAGAACAGCAATGTCTGGAATTAATAGCATGTCAAGAATTCTACTGTTCCTCATTATCT ttgctTCTTATCTGAAACACCAAGTCCAGTCAACGGCAGTTAAAGAGGTCCTTCCTGGAGACAATATAACTCTAAACTGTGACATCGAACATGACAGTGAAACCTTTTGGTTTGTACTTTATCCACAACAAGCTCCGATTAACatctttcacaatgctttaaaaCTAATAGACAATACATCAAGCCCTGTATACTTCAATGGCTTCAATGAGTTTCATTTTTACCCCCTGCTGAACCGCACGACCTGGACTGTCAACATGAGGATAGACAATGTTTCTCAGCAGGATTTCGCTTTGTATTTCTGCATGGTTCGAGTGATAGGAGAAATGAAATCTGGAAATTTAACAAAACTTGTGTCGG cgcATAACTCAACGTCAGAACCGAAAACAGAAACTAACAATG GATCAAACTGTGAGCTGGGCTGTATTTTGCAGGGCTACGTCTCCTTAGTATTTGTGGTCGTCTCCTCTGCCTTTGTCTGTTACTTTGAGAAAAGAG gaGGAAGAGGAAAGAGGTGTACAGTACGCTACTCTAGATCTGACAACAACTCCAAAGCGCAAAAAGACATGAAAAGGAGAGAACACGATTCTAGGCAGTGA
- the LOC117964857 gene encoding uncharacterized protein LOC117964857 isoform X3, with protein MCCISNQLVHLDTSSRFHISMCLAAHRTAMSGINSMSRILLFLIIFASYLKHQVQSTAVKEVLPGDNITLNCDIEHDSETFWFVLYPQQAPINIFHNALKLIDNTSSPVYFNGFNEFHFYPLLNRTTWTVNMRIDNVSQQDFALYFCMVRVIGEMKSGNLTKLVSAHNSTSEPKTETNNAQNSTSEPKTETNNGSNCELGCILQGYVSLVFVVVSSAFVCYFEKRVHHLQTV; from the exons ATGTGCTGTATCTCTAACCAGCTTGTACATCTAGACACCAGCAGCAGATTTCATATTTCCATGTGTCTCGCAGCACACAGAACAGCAATGTCTGGAATTAATAGCATGTCAAGAATTCTACTGTTCCTCATTATCT ttgctTCTTATCTGAAACACCAAGTCCAGTCAACGGCAGTTAAAGAGGTCCTTCCTGGAGACAATATAACTCTAAACTGTGACATCGAACATGACAGTGAAACCTTTTGGTTTGTACTTTATCCACAACAAGCTCCGATTAACatctttcacaatgctttaaaaCTAATAGACAATACATCAAGCCCTGTATACTTCAATGGCTTCAATGAGTTTCATTTTTACCCCCTGCTGAACCGCACGACCTGGACTGTCAACATGAGGATAGACAATGTTTCTCAGCAGGATTTCGCTTTGTATTTCTGCATGGTTCGAGTGATAGGAGAAATGAAATCTGGAAATTTAACAAAACTTGTGTCGG cgcATAACTCAACGTCAGAACCGAAAACAGAAACTAACAATG cgcagAACTCAACGTCAGAACCAAAAACAGAAACTAACAATG GATCAAACTGTGAGCTGGGCTGTATTTTGCAGGGCTACGTCTCCTTAGTATTTGTGGTCGTCTCCTCTGCCTTTGTCTGTTACTTTGAGAAAAGAG ttcatcATTTGCAAACCGTGTAA
- the LOC117962997 gene encoding uncharacterized protein LOC117962997 isoform X2, with protein MIIPQVLLLMICTSSPKAEVHAITKKVHQGENVTLQCDVRHGQETSWCRQHPEQVPVVIFQDALNIRSSEPDPEYHDGFGPRFSSVLNRTTWTVNLKIENISEWDFALYFCTVRVKGDIRFGNSTHLVSAEDTGESVPLPLCWTLLGTSLFVTAISCVAFCGFHIFQQERVKSKPSATRKSNRHESDYQAHAANVDLESEYQELTHKDSALYAACVKKEQPRRD; from the exons atgattattccACAAGTCTTACTTTTAATGATAT GTACTTCCAGTCCTAAAGCAGAGGTGCACGCTATCACTAAGAAGGTCCATCAGGGAGAAAATGTAACTCTGCAATGCGATGTCCGGCATGGCCAGGAGACATCATGGTGCAGGCAGCATCCCGAACAAGTACCTGTTGTGATCTTTCAAGATGCTTTAAACATCCGAAGCTCTGAGCCAGACCCAGAGTACCACGATGGCTTTGGACCTCGTTTCTCTTCCGTTCTGAACCGCACGACCTGGACAGTCAATCTGAAGATTGAGAATATTTCTGAGTGGGATTTTGCTCTGTATTTCTGCACTGTCCGAGTAAAAGGAGATATCCGATTCGGAAATTCAACCCATCTTGTGTCTGCAG AAGACACAGGAGAATCTGTTCCCCTCCCCCTGTGCTGGACACTGCTCGGTACCTCGCTCTTTGTCACAGCCATTTCCTGTGTTGCCTTTTGTGGTTTTCACATATTTCAACAAG AAAGAGTGAAATCCAAACCTAGTGCCACCAGAAAATCCAATAGACATGAATCAGATTATCAG GCCCACGCTGCCAATGTCGATCTGGAAAGTGAGTACCAG GAACTTACACACAAAGACAGTGCATTGTATGCAGCGTGTGTGAAAAAGGAACAACCAAGAAGAGACTGA
- the LOC117962997 gene encoding uncharacterized protein LOC117962997 isoform X1: MIIPQVLLLMICTSSPKAEVHAITKKVHQGENVTLQCDVRHGQETSWCRQHPEQVPVVIFQDALNIRSSEPDPEYHDGFGPRFSSVLNRTTWTVNLKIENISEWDFALYFCTVRVKGDIRFGNSTHLVSAEDTGESVPLPLCWTLLGTSLFVTAISCVAFCGFHIFQQERVKSKPSATRKSNRHESDYQVNSDNYYSGMPVSISINTRAHKWRLDKGAFRTENRRHFFTQQIVRVWNQLPSNVVEADTLGSFKKLLDEILGSISY, from the exons atgattattccACAAGTCTTACTTTTAATGATAT GTACTTCCAGTCCTAAAGCAGAGGTGCACGCTATCACTAAGAAGGTCCATCAGGGAGAAAATGTAACTCTGCAATGCGATGTCCGGCATGGCCAGGAGACATCATGGTGCAGGCAGCATCCCGAACAAGTACCTGTTGTGATCTTTCAAGATGCTTTAAACATCCGAAGCTCTGAGCCAGACCCAGAGTACCACGATGGCTTTGGACCTCGTTTCTCTTCCGTTCTGAACCGCACGACCTGGACAGTCAATCTGAAGATTGAGAATATTTCTGAGTGGGATTTTGCTCTGTATTTCTGCACTGTCCGAGTAAAAGGAGATATCCGATTCGGAAATTCAACCCATCTTGTGTCTGCAG AAGACACAGGAGAATCTGTTCCCCTCCCCCTGTGCTGGACACTGCTCGGTACCTCGCTCTTTGTCACAGCCATTTCCTGTGTTGCCTTTTGTGGTTTTCACATATTTCAACAAG AAAGAGTGAAATCCAAACCTAGTGCCACCAGAAAATCCAATAGACATGAATCAGATTATCAGGTAAACAGCGATAATTATTACTCAGGCATGCCTGTTTCAATCTCCATTAACACCagggctcacaaatggagattagataaaggggcattcagaacagaaaataggaggcacttttttacacagcaaattgtgagggtctggaaccaactccccagtaatgttgttgaagccgacaccctgggatccttcaagaagctgcttgatgagattctgggatcaataagctactaa
- the LOC117964857 gene encoding uncharacterized protein LOC117964857 isoform X1 — MCCISNQLVHLDTSSRFHISMCLAAHRTAMSGINSMSRILLFLIIFASYLKHQVQSTAVKEVLPGDNITLNCDIEHDSETFWFVLYPQQAPINIFHNALKLIDNTSSPVYFNGFNEFHFYPLLNRTTWTVNMRIDNVSQQDFALYFCMVRVIGEMKSGNLTKLVSAHNSTSEPKTETNNAQNSTSEPKTETNNGSNCELGCILQGYVSLVFVVVSSAFVCYFEKRGGRGKRCTVRYSRSDNNSKAQKDMKRREHDSRQ, encoded by the exons ATGTGCTGTATCTCTAACCAGCTTGTACATCTAGACACCAGCAGCAGATTTCATATTTCCATGTGTCTCGCAGCACACAGAACAGCAATGTCTGGAATTAATAGCATGTCAAGAATTCTACTGTTCCTCATTATCT ttgctTCTTATCTGAAACACCAAGTCCAGTCAACGGCAGTTAAAGAGGTCCTTCCTGGAGACAATATAACTCTAAACTGTGACATCGAACATGACAGTGAAACCTTTTGGTTTGTACTTTATCCACAACAAGCTCCGATTAACatctttcacaatgctttaaaaCTAATAGACAATACATCAAGCCCTGTATACTTCAATGGCTTCAATGAGTTTCATTTTTACCCCCTGCTGAACCGCACGACCTGGACTGTCAACATGAGGATAGACAATGTTTCTCAGCAGGATTTCGCTTTGTATTTCTGCATGGTTCGAGTGATAGGAGAAATGAAATCTGGAAATTTAACAAAACTTGTGTCGG cgcATAACTCAACGTCAGAACCGAAAACAGAAACTAACAATG cgcagAACTCAACGTCAGAACCAAAAACAGAAACTAACAATG GATCAAACTGTGAGCTGGGCTGTATTTTGCAGGGCTACGTCTCCTTAGTATTTGTGGTCGTCTCCTCTGCCTTTGTCTGTTACTTTGAGAAAAGAG gaGGAAGAGGAAAGAGGTGTACAGTACGCTACTCTAGATCTGACAACAACTCCAAAGCGCAAAAAGACATGAAAAGGAGAGAACACGATTCTAGGCAGTGA
- the LOC131707070 gene encoding taste receptor type 2 member 40-like produces MNSAVIGTTVHCILTCAGVLSNLLIILCLLLPWGGEGQVKGSGAVNLAVASVAGSNALLCLSSTLWFLLAFLNKCQHQWACKTILYILVVSIYTSIWFTSLLCVFYCAKILPAQSSLFFRIKKNISQWLQWGLVVSLVIICTMSSYVLVLDVYPSNSTLYNTTAVNSSGADVSQQNTTSVFFGLCCFFLVALPVGLMVSSCVAILVYLCKHVRRMESGSSEFSSPQLEGHKRVIWMIATQVVLYCLCILVINLTNAIDSLSSITTNAIFNLALCCYAFGTSVNCIVRISHLNRRVSHLGKRLTSYGSLLCRGCLASYQSNPSASGQNQNRANQ; encoded by the coding sequence ATGAATTCTGCTGTGATTGGCACAACTGTGCATTGCATATTGACATGTGCTGGAGTCCTGAGCAACCTGCTGATCATTCTCTGCCTGCTGCTACCTTGGGGAGGAGAAGGACAGGTGAAGGGAAGTGGTGCTGTGAACCTGGCTGTGGCCTCTGTGGCCGGATCCAACGCCCTCCTTTGCTTGTCATCGACGCTGTGGTTCCTATTGGCATTCCTGAATAAATGCCAGCATCAGTGGGCTTGTAAAACTATTCTCTACATCTTGGTGGTCTCTATATACACCAGCATCTGGTTCACCTCTCTGCTGTGCGTTTTCTACTGCGCTAAAATCCTCCCAGCTCAATCCAGCCTCTTCTTCAGGATCAAAAAGAACATCTCGCAGTGGTTGCAGTGGGGCCTCGTGGTCAGCCTGGTCATTATCTGCACGATGTCCAGCTATGTCCTTGTGCTGGATGTCTATCCTTCAAACTCCACCCTCTATAATACCACTGCTGTCAATTCATCAGGTGCCGACGTGTCTCAACAAAATACTACCAGCGTATTTTTTGGACTCTGCTGTTTCTTTCTGGTGGCCCTCCCAGTTGGTTTAATGGTAAGCTCCTGCGTGGCAATCCTTGTTTACTTATGCAAACACGTCCGTAGAATGGAAAGTGGCTCCAGTGAATTCTCCAGCCCCCAACTGGAGGGCCACAAGCGAGTCATTTGGATGATTGCCACTCAGGTGGTTCTCTATTGTCTCTGCATCCTTGTCATAAACTTGACTAACGCCATCGACTCTCTCTCCTCCATAACCACCAATGCTATTTTCAACCTGGCTCTGTGCTGCTACGCCTTTGGCACGTCTGTAAATTGCATTGTCAGAATTAGCCACTTGAACCGGAGAGTGTCTCACCTGGGCAAGAGGTTGACCTCTTATGGTTCGTTATTGTGCCGTGGGTGTCTTGCTAGCTACCAGAGCAATCCGAGCGCTTCTGGTCAGAATCAGAATAGAGCTAACCAATAA